The proteins below come from a single Rhipicephalus sanguineus isolate Rsan-2018 unplaced genomic scaffold, BIME_Rsan_1.4 Seq1095, whole genome shotgun sequence genomic window:
- the LOC119376090 gene encoding sodium-dependent multivitamin transporter, translating to MTAYSLAVPFIGSTMRIFVLINSAVTGPFVGLLVLAILFPFANSKGAGAATCLTIAFQLWHMIGRLRSGILPHRMPVTLDYCPDNTTAGFDTTEYPSNTTDSAGSEDVFMLYRLSSFWSSFFSVIVTIAVGVVISLLTGGRKTAAMHEHLVDDTLRTAWRKSTRRRGSQRNEQTPSAPVSTTERTSRIAEDVPKLAIDKEELERLTKETQV from the exons ATGACTGCTTACAGCCTGGCGGTTCCTTTCATTGGCTCTACGATGAGA ATCTTCGTGCTGATCAACAGTGCCGTGACGGGCCCCTTCGTCGGCCTCCTCGTGCTCGCAATTCTGTTCCCTTTCGCCAACTCCAAG GGAGCTGGAGCTGCGACATGTCTGACCATTGCGTTCCAGCTATGGCACATGATCGGTAGACTGCGCAGCGGCATCCTTCCTCATCGCATGCCGGTAACGTTGGACTACTGTCCCGACAATACGACGGCTGGATTCGATACAACCGAGTATCCGTCAAACACGACGGACTCTGCAGG GTCGGAAGACGTCTTCATGCTCTACCGTCTTTCATCGTTCTGGAGCAGTTTCTTCAGCGTCATCGTCACCATCGCTGTAGGAGTTGTTATCAGCCTCCTCACAG GCGGACGGAAAACTGCTGCCATGCACGAACACCTGGTCGACGACACGCTGCGTACAGCGTGGAGGAAATCGACGCGCCGTCGAGGCAGCCAACGCAACGAGCAGACGCCCAGTGCACCGGTGTCTACTACC gaAAGAACATCCCGTATTGCAGAAGATGTTCCCAAGCTCGCTATCGACAAGGAAGAACTCGAGAGATTAACGAAAGAAACACAAGTGTGA